From a single Leishmania infantum JPCM5 genome chromosome 36 genomic region:
- a CDS encoding putative ras-like small GTPases: MAGDFSMSCSTDESAFMPEIRVVVLGDAKVGKTSLLRQYLHHEKPSRSTGYESTLLDSYTHVDYCGTQPYRLIFTDCSSAPSFHEHRAAYLAKCDVVILVYSARHRKTLLNLRHWMEEVLEARGLTGPARCASTTGDFGEVPIFVVGTHYREKDSSEATNPTSTDEAESITKECLQSAGYFINENDADTEEALRSNSVRSQKAQQRRQQRQGPKERRSPRAFHDFLHKLFHSNADGEGRDAATLKKATSDEVTACQQHQPASPVSNNGCLSPASSTPMLPQVKSDIANDKTKSSNATSTLRIPPGASTRLPLFQLSNTDGKAVDMAVRAALTLHLWLQRHEGDSVALSAAHTPHSSSATASKPEDAAAQSAPPHESSKSADDGAGAAIESTAEPLTVPPATLHAHAISSASHMSYVSERSVASFIPPMLALYNVGVSGSVCGESTETPTLRHSRGVSYVMQTAGSSPSAAQQPPQANSITEPSRESAFSCCGNGSSEVTMGASNEGKATDQRALGEVCSQALERRGKRTEDRAPSYSSNVNSVCKEGKKDDAAHPGHLQESMPKTAALVSSSELGGTAASGASIKAGELMKGKTHSCLSLPDTISAAAPDTDSREANGVAGKVGGKFSTISGPMMPDGALPLSTAPSSATSLRADAVTGDGIVAVSQQPTLRVRKEMDVGKEGDGVGTGCCGDRPTRKSEPVTKLPLECEPDSDPNSFPMLRRSRENGSAGVSAVRAASAEPLASSVHTTNNRNNAPFAAKLSPRDECVSSRSPYSTPNTGIGAVKNEAAGNKSAQEREPVALPRQPRPSSAAREPKVSQSEPSRPQKGRQTKSKGKRDPKHHRRSATSTRILIGRQQKQKTTQCIAGGCAGM; this comes from the coding sequence atgGCAGGCGACTTCTCCATGTCGTGTAGCACGGATGAAAGCGCCTTTATGCCAGAGATCCGTGTCGTGGTGCTGGGGGACGCGAAGGTCGGCAAGACCTCGTTGCTGCGGCAGTACCTACACCACGAAAAGCCTTCCCGGTCGACCGGTTATGAGTCGACGCTGCTAGATTCTTACACCCACGTCGACTACTGTGGTACGCAGCCGTATCGACTGATCTTCACAgattgcagcagcgccccaTCCTTTCACGAGCATCGCGCTGCATATCTGGCCAAGTGCGACGTCGTCATTCTTGTCTACTCGGCGCGCCATCGCAAGACGCTGCTGAATTTGCGCCACTGGATGGAGGAGGTGTTGGAGGCACGCGGCTTGACGGGGCCGGCGCGGtgtgcctccaccaccggcgACTTCGGCGAGGTACCCATCTTCGTTGTAGGGACACACTACAGGGAAAAGGACTCATCGGAGGCGACGAACCCGACAAGCAcggacgaggcggagagcaTAACGAAGGAGTGCCTCCAATCTGCCGGCTATTTCATCAACGAGAAcgacgccgacaccgaggaggcgctccgCTCGAATTCGGTGCGGTCACAGAAAGCGCAACAacgacgtcagcagcgacagggGCCAAAGGAGAGACGCTCTCCTCGCGCTTTCCACGACTTCTTACACAAACTCTTCCACAGCAACGCGGACGGCGAGGGCAGAGACGCAGCAACCCTGAAGAAGGCAACATCAGACGAGGTGACGGCttgccagcagcaccagccaGCATCTCCCGTCAGCAACAACGGCTGCCTTTCGCCAGCGTCATCGACTCcgatgctgccgcaggtcAAATCCGACATCGCCAACGACAAAACCAAGTCGAGCAACGCCACATCAACGCTGCGTATCCCTCCCGGCGCGTCGACGCGCTTGCCGCTCTTTCAGCTCTCCAACACAGATGGCAAAGCAGTAGACAtggcggtgcgcgctgctctcACACTGCACCTTTGGCTTCAGCGACATGAGGGCGACAGTGTGGCGCTCTCTGCGGCGCATACTCCacacagcagctccgcgactGCCTCTAAGCCcgaagacgctgctgcgcaaagTGCCCCGCCGCACGAAAGCAGCAAGAGTGCGGAcgatggcgccggcgccgccattgAGAGCACTGCCGAGCCGTtgacggtgccgcctgcgactctgcacgcacacgccatcTCGAGCGCCTCGCATATGTCCTACGTTAGCGAGCGCTCTGTTGCGTCCTTCATACCGCCCATGCTTGCCTTGTACAACGTCGGTGTCAGTGGCTCCGTCTGTGGCGAGTCAACGGAGACCCCGACGCTCAGGCACAGTCGAGGCGTTTCCTATGTGATGCAGACGGCCGGCAGCTCGCCttcggcagcgcagcagccaccgcaggCTAACAGCATCACAGAGCCATCACGTGAgtccgccttctcctgctgtggtaacggcagcagcgaagtCACTATGGGTGCAAGCAATGAGGGGAAGGCGACTGACCAGAGGGCCTTAGGTGAAGTCTGTAGTCAAGCCCTTGAGCGCCGCGGCAAGAGGACAGAGGACAGGGCGCCGTCGTATTCATCCAACGTCAACTCGGTATgcaaagaaggaaagaaagatgaTGCAGCGCACCCGGGTCATCTGCAGGAGTCGATGCCGAAAACGGCCGCGCTAGTGTCCTCATCTGAGCTAGGTGGCACCGCGGCGTCCGGCGCATCGATAAAGGCCGGGGAGCTCATGAAGGGGAAGACGCACAGCTGCCTTTCTCTACCAGACACAatctcggcagcagcgcctgacACGGACTCCAGGGAGGCCAACGGCGTGGCTGGTAAGGTGGGTGGCAAGTTCTCGACCATTTCCGGCCCCATGATGCCAGACGGTGCGTTGCCCTTATCAACGGCCCCCAGCTCCGCTACGAGTCTGCGCGCAGACGCTGTCACAGGCGATGGTATCGTTGCCGtttcgcagcagccgacgtTGCGAGTGAGGAAAGAGATGGACGTTGGAAAGGAAGGTGATGGCGTCGGCACAGGCTGTTGCGGCGACCGACCGACAAGGAAGTCTGAACCTGTAACCAAGTTGCCCCTGGAGTGCGAGCCCGATAGCGACCCCAACTCGTTTCCCATGTTGCGACGGAGTAGAGAAAATGGCAGTGCTGGGGTCTCGGCAGTGCGCGCGGCGTCTGCGGAGCCGCTGGCTTCGTCAGTGCACACAACCAACAACCGCAACAACGCCCCGTTCGCTGCGAAGCTGTCTCCGAGGGACGAGTGCGTGTCTTCAAGGTCTCCATATTCGACTCCGAACACAGGCATAGGAGCAGTCAAGAATGAGGCAGCCGGCAACAAGTCGGCGCAAGAGCGAGAGCCCGTCGCGCTGCCTCGGCAACCGCGGCCCAGTtcggcggcgcgcgagcCGAAGGTATCCCAGTCAGAGCCCAGCCGACCGCAGAAAGGCCGCCAGACGAAGTCGAAAGGCAAAAGGGACCCCAAGCACCATAGAAGGTCTGCCACTTCGACCCGCATCCTCAtcgggcggcagcagaagcaaAAAACAACTCAGTGCATCGCGGGCGGTTGCGCTGGCATGTAA
- a CDS encoding putative DEAD box RNA helicase, producing MSARAPTSLWLGDHNDKAAVAAAEQSTKKRRRLRHHRCKAAREAASKTADGPYDELAETVENNDEVKSVEETPEAASNVASTKRSEKRRREDDSDDDEEADADATASSARPCNPQKRGAAEGGKTSSPSASASPAASSSPNGPTAVSMTQRSKELAKSIPAVTDYKSLQLNPHIVSALEQEFKFKELTPIQSRCIPAALQGRDLLAEAKTGAGKTLAFLIPIVEIVCRSGFRPSNGTAAIIIGPTRELCLQIEGVLLKLLKHFNGSLTFLCCIGGQSRNQEGFKLANGVMIVVASPGRLLDHLKLTTDWHTKNLLLLAVDEADRVLDNGFEEDMREIVALLPKNRQTFLFSATQTTRVEQLARISFHKTPIFISMKSKKDKATVDTLEQGYVVCASEQRLLVLYHFVKKNLKKKVIVFFSSRNSVSFHCELFNYIDVPCIAFHGKQKQHQRSATYMQFCNAPSGVLFTTDVAARGLDIPEVDWIVQFDPPDDPVKYVHRVGRTARAGRCGNALMFLLPQEELFLKYLYDDAKVKVNEYTFDLTRLKGNVQGQLEQLVSSNYYLRTSARQAYEGYLLSYSSCQLKNVFNIQNLDLAAVARGFALSEPPPIKMDLSQSAAHMNKKSRHEFSAMRHTKDAKRRDVNAKSMNKRHQNISGEW from the coding sequence ATGTCGGCGAGGGCACCTACGTCGTTGTGGTTAGGGGACCACAACGACAAGGCtgcagtggctgctgcggagcaGTCCACAaagaagcgccgccgtcttcgccaCCACCGATGCAAGGCCGCACGGGAAGCTGCCTCAAAAACTGCCGATGGACCGTACGACGAGCTTGCTGAGACGGTGGAGAATAACGATGAAGTGAAGTCAGTAGAGGAGACGCCGGAGGCGGCGTCTAACGTGGCGTCCACGAAACGTTCGGAGAAGCGACGGCGTgaggacgacagcgacgacgacgaagaggcgGACGCAGATGCGACGGCATCGAGCGCGCGTCCGTGTAACCCCCAaaagcgcggcgcggcggagggagggaagacgtcatccccctccgcctccgcgtcccctgctgcgtcgtcgtcgccgaaCGGCCCCACAGCGGTAAGCatgacgcagcgcagcaaggaGCTGGCCAAGTCCATCCCTGCCGTCACGGACTACAAGTCACTGCAGTTGAACCCCCACATAGTGTCTGCTCTGGAGCAGGAGTTCAAGTTCAAGGAGCTGACGCCGATTCAGTCTCGCTGCATtcctgctgcgctgcagggACGCGATCTCCTCGCCGAGGCGAAGACCGGCGCCGGTAAGACGCTGGCGTTTTTGATTCCAATTGTCGAGATCGTCTGCCGCTCTGGCTTCCGCCCCAGCAACGGCACGGCAGCCATCATCATCGGGCCCACCCGTGAGCTCTGCTTGCAGATCGAGGGtgtgctgctgaagctgctgaagcacTTCAACGGCTCCTTGACGTTCTTGTGCTGCATTGGTGGCCAGAGCCGCAACCAAGAGGGCTTCAAGCTCGCCAACGGCGTCATGATCGTGGTCGCCTCCCCTGGCCGCCTGCTAGACCATTTGAAGTTGACGACGGACTGGCACACAAAGAACCTACTGCTGCTCGCCGTTGACGAGGCAGATCGCGTGCTCGACAACGGCTTTGAGGAGGACATGCGCGAGATCGTGGCCCTGCTGCCCAAGAACCGCCAGACGTTCTTGTTTTCTGCCACGCAGACGACGCGTGTCGAGCAGCTCGCGCGCATCTCGTTTCACAAGACGCCGATCTTCATCTCCATGAAGAGCAAGAAGGACAAGGCCACCGTGGACACGTTGGAGCAGGGCTACGTCGTGTGCGCCAGCGAGCAGCGTCTGCTCGTGCTCTACCACTTTGTGAAAAAGAACCTGAAGAAGAAGGTCATCGTCTTCTTCAGCAGCCGCAACAGCGTCAGCTTCCACTGCGAGCTCTTCAACTACATCGACGTTCCCTGCATCGCCTTCCACGGCAAGCAaaagcagcaccagcgctcCGCGACGTACATGCAGTTTTGCAACGCACCGAGTGGCGTGCTCTTCACAACCGATGTCGCGGCACGCGGTCTCGACATTCCCGAGGTGGACTGGATTGTGCAATTCGACCCCCCGGATGATCCGGTGAAGTACGTCCACCGTGTCGGGCGAACCGCGCGCGCTGGGCGCTGTGGTAACGCGCTCATGTTTCTGCTTCCGCAGGAGGAACTGTTCCTCAAGTACCTCTACGATGATGCCAAGGTGAAGGTGAACGAGTACACCTTTGATTTGACAAGGCTAAAAGGGAACGTGCAGGggcagctggagcagctggtgAGCTCCAACTACTACCTGCGCACTTCGGCGCGGCAGGCATACGAGGGCTACTTGCTGAGCTACAGTAGCTGCCAGCTGAAAAACGTGTTCAACATCCAAAACCTCGAcctcgctgcggtggcgcgcggGTTTGCACTGAgtgagccgccgccgatcaAGATGGACCTCTCCCAGTCTGCTGCACACATGAACAAGAAGTCGCGACACGAGTTTAGCGCCATGCGCCACACCAAGGACGCTAAGCGACGCGACGTGAACGCGAAGTCGATGAACAAGCGGCATCAGAACATCAGTGGGGAGTGGTGA
- a CDS encoding putative DEAD box RNA helicase: protein MSSAPRKLTTAMREDDDGGNRGNRTSMQAWSTSSVKHQSLGSELLDDEEFKTKTFQDLGLCQELCTACADAGWQHPTRIQASAITVFAEGRDLIGVAQTGSGKTGAYALPLVNWLLAQRKTPYLSVLVMVPTRELAQQVTAQFVLLGRSVGLRVATLVGGADMVEQACELSKRPHVVVGTPGRVKDHLSNTKGFKLVKLHALVLDEADKMLDMDYEKEIDAILEQLPQNRRTMLFSATLSTKIDRLQKASLRDPVLLQVHRKNTTVDTLKQYYIFAPFAQMLSYLHLFLTKETGNHILIFCRSAALVHKITLTLRILGHRALPLMGRMDQSNRNIALTKFKEGKVRMLICTDVAQRGLDIPHTDVVVNFSLPDHVEDYIHRVGRTARAGAEGKAVNLISQYDIVLLQKIEQQTGVKCVEYPFLPESEVQLVLQRVEDAEQEAIREIREDAEERSLEKESRQLTTARKGKRDRGDADMGYDDAKHGTSDFATLRMRREHESIFEMTKKEQHKSLWAKRREAKQQAKSR from the coding sequence ATgtcgtcagcgccgcgcaaGCTCACCACAGCTATGCGCGAGGATGACGACGGGGGCAATCGTGGGAACAGAACCTCCATGCAAGCCTGGAGCACCTCTAGCGTCAAGCACCAAAGCCTCGGCTCTGAGCTCTTGGATGACGAGGAGTTCAAGACGAAGACATTCCAGGACCTCGGCCTGTGCCAGGAGCTTTGCACGGCGTGCGCCGATGCTGGCTGGCAGCACCCGACTCGCATTCAGGCCTCCGCTATCACCGTCTTTGCCGAGGGCCGCGACCTCATTGGTGTGGCGCAGACTGGTAGCGGCAAAACCGGCGCCTATGCGCTGCCCCTGGTGAACTGGCTGCTGGCCCAGCGCAAGACGCCGTACCTCTCTGTCCTCGTCATGGTGCCCACGcgcgagctggcgcagcaggtgaCGGCCCAGTTTGTACTGCTAGGCCGCAGCGTCGGACTGCGTGTGGCGACGCTGGTGGGTGGCGCGGACATGGTCGAGCAGGCCTGTGAGCTGAGCAAGAGGCCGCATGTCGTCGTCGGAACCCCTGGCCGTGTAAAAGACCACCTCAGCAACACGAAGGGCTTCAAGCTCGTCAAGCTGCACGCCTTGGTGCTGGATGAGGCGGACAAGATGCTCGATATGGACTACGAGAAAGAGATTGACGCCATtctggagcagctgccgcagaaCCGCCGCACCATGCTTTTTTCTGCTACGCTGAGCACCAAGATTGACCGTCTGCAGAAGGCATCGCTGCGGGacccggtgctgctgcaggtgcaccGCAAGAACACCACCGTGGACACACTCAAGCAGTACTACATCTTTGCCCCGTTTGCGCAGATGCTCTCCTACCTGCACCTCTTCCTAACGAAGGAGACGGGCAACCACATCCTCATTTTCTGTCGAAGCGCGGCTTTGGTGCACAAGATCACGCTGACGCTCCGCATCTTGGGCCACCGCGCGTTGCCTCTGATGGGTCGCATGGACCAAAGCAACCGCAACATCGCGCTCACCAAGTTCAAGGAAGGAAAGGTGAGGATGCTCATTTGCACCGATGTCGCGCAGCGTGGTCTGGACATACCGCACACGGACGTCGTCGTGAATTTCTCGCTGCCTGACCACGTCGAGGACTATATCCACCGCGTGGGCCGCACAGCTCGCGCTGGGGCTGAGGGCAAGGCCGTGAATCTCATTAGTCAGTACGACATTGTACTGCTGCAAAAGATCGAGCAGCAAACAGGCGTCAAGTGCGTCGAGTACCCCTTCCTTCCGGAGAGCGAGGTGCAGCTGGTGCTCCAGCGTGTTGAGGATGCAGAGCAGGAGGCCATCCGCGAAATCCGCGAGGATGCCGAGGAGAGGAGCTTGGAGAAGGAGTCGCGGCAgctgacgacggcgcggaaAGGCAAGCGAgaccgcggcgacgccgacatGGGCTACGACGATGCCAAACACGGTACGAGCGACTTCGCAacgctgcgcatgcgccgcgaaCACGAGTCTATCTTCGAGATGACCAAAAAGGAACAGCACAAGTCTCTGTGGGCGAAGCGGCGGGAGGCAAAGCAGCAAGCGAAATCGCGATAG